TCGACGCCGCGCTAGCGAGTCCCGCGCCGGCGCCGTCGAACTGAAAAGGGCCTCACACAGAGACACAGAGGGTACTGCAAGAGGGAACGACAAGGTATCCTCTGTCCCTTCTTTCCGTTTTCCTCTGTGTCTCTGTGTGAGATCGCTGTTGGCGGATGCACAAACGCCCGCACCTGCGCTCAGGTGCGGGCGTTTGCGGACGGCAGGAGGATCAGTGCTCTTCGCCGACGACGTAGGCGGAGACGAGGCGCTGCATGTCGAGGTACATGTGCTGCGTCACGCTGTCCTCCTCGCGGAGCAGGTCGATCAGCCGGTCGTAGCGGCTGAGGGCGCTCTGCTGCACGTGCACCGTCTCCGCGTGAAAGGTGCCCTTGTCCGCGAAGACAAGGCGGACGGGAACGGTGGGGCCCGGCGCTTCCGGCATCATGCCTCCAGCGGTTGGATCGAGGCCGCTCACCGGGCCCTCTTCAGGCCCGGGACCGACAGGAGAAAGATCAGCGTGATGAGGATCGCGGAGATCACGCACCACTGGCACCACGCGTGGATCACCGCCGCCTCCAGGTACGTCAGGTACGCGGAGAAGAGCACCCCCACGCCCGAGATCCCAAAGAGCGCCAGCGCCACCCACCGCGCATCGGCGAAGCGCGGCTGCAGCCCCAGCATCGAAACCACCAGCAGGGTGATGTAGGCGCCCAGCCCCCACACCGCCACCGGCTGCCCAAAGAGCACGGACCAGGGCGAGTTCTGCACCGTCTCGCACCCGCCGATTTTGCACTGGATGGGGCCCATCATCCCCCACTTGTACATCGACAGGTAGAGCGCCACGAAGATCCCCAGCAGCGACAGCACGGCGATCCCCATCCGCGCCACCGGCGGGCGCGGGGAGGCGCCGGCGAAGTCGTCGCCGTACACCTCCGGACGCGCCGCCTCGGAGGTCGTCACCGCGCCGCGCTGTCGGCCGGCGCCGCGGCGCCGGTGGAGCCCGGGGCGATCTTCTCAAGCTCGGCGGCGAACTGGCTGTAGTTGCCTGGGATGTCCTGCAGGCGCTGACCGTTCACGAAGATGGTGGGCGTGCCCCCCACCCCGAGCGACTCGCCCAGCTTGACGCTCTCCGAGACTTCCTTGGCGAAACGCTCCGAGCGGATGCACTCCTCGAAGCGGTCCTCGTCCGCACCGACGCTCGCGGCGTACTCCGTGAAGAGCGGGACGGGGTCTTCCTCGAACGCCCACTTCCCCTGGTTCTGGAAGAGTGCGGAGTGGTACTCCCAGAACTTCCCCTGCTCGTTGGCGCAGCGGCCGGCCCGCGAGGCGATGAAGCCGTTCGCGTGCATCGCCAGCGGGAAGTCGTAGAAGACGTAGCGGGCGCGCCCCGTGTTCACCAGGCGCTCCTTGATCAGCGGCTCCATGAAGGTGGCCCACCCCTGGCAGCCGGGGCACTGAAAATCCGCGAACTCCAGGATGGTGAGCGGCGCGTCCGGGCGGCCGATGCTCATCCCGGGGAGGCGCTGGAGCTCGGCCGGGCTGATGGCGACCTCGACGGGCGCCCGGGCAGCTTCGCCGCCCTTGCGCATCTGGGTGAACAGGACCCCGGCGCCGGCTACGACGATGAGGCCCAGGAGCAGGTACAGCGGCGTGAGCGGCGAGCGCTTCTTGGCCGCCGGGGCGGGTCGGGGCACGCTTCTTCCTCCGTGGGATTGTCCGATGATACGATGGGCCGCCGTCGGCGGCGGTCCATGATAACGGATCGGCGCGCGGCAGAGCAAGCCGACGCGCCTTGTAAACCAGGGGCGGATCGCCGGTTCCGGCGCCTCCCTGCAACCTTCGGCGGACCACGATGGACATCCGGCTCGTACGAGGCCGCAACCAGCGGCTCTGGGTTTGGACGATGGCGATCGTCACCCTCTGCCTGATCGCGTGGGGCTCGGCCTTCGTCCTGGGCGACGCCACCATGAGCACCGGGAAGCAGGTGGGCGCCAAGGCCAACTTCGGCGGCGAGCGCGCCCAGGTGGTTCCCATGCAGAGCGAGGCATTCGAGTCCGCGCTCCCGCTGGAGGACCGCGAGCTGGGCCGCCGGCTGCGCCTCACCGGCATCGCGGAGAGCCGCACGGTGCGCAACGCCGTGTGGGTGCGCACCCAGAACCCGCGCCGTTGGATCCTGGTGCGCGTGGAGCCGGTGCCGAAAGGCCAGGCGATCCGCCCCTTCTACCCCGGGAGCGGGGTGGACGTGCAGGGCTACCTGCAGAAGATCTCGCGCGCGGAGTTCGACGCCTGGATCGACTCGCTGGACGTGTACCTGCCGCGCCCCGCGCCAGGGGTGAAGTTCGGCGACCTGCCGGACAGCGGCTTCGTCCGGATCGACTCGCTATTCATCCGCGACTACTACATCTCGGTGCGACCCGAGGGGCTGCCCGGCGGCCTGATCCCCGCGCCCGCCGCCCCCGCGCCGCGCCCGGCGCGCGCCGCTCCGCGCACCCCGCCGCCGCCCCCGCGCGACCCGGTCCCGGAGAAGAGCTCGCCCGATGCGCCGGTCGCACCACCTACGCAGACGACGGCGCCGTCCCCGGCGCAGGGCCCGCCGCCGCCGGCCGAGTTCCCGCCGCCGGACAGCGGGCGGGCGCCCCCTCCATGAGGTGGACGCCGGACGACCTGGACCGCCTGGAGCGCGCGATCATGGATGGCACCCGGGTGCAGCTCTACCGGCGGGGCACGGAGCTGATCGTGGTGCCGGAGGACGTGCGCGCCCGCTTCGGCCGCGACATCCTCCGCGCCCGCCGCATCGCCACCGGCGAGTCCGACGAGTTTCCGCTGGACGAGGTGG
This genomic window from Longimicrobium sp. contains:
- a CDS encoding vitamin K epoxide reductase family protein, with product MTTSEAARPEVYGDDFAGASPRPPVARMGIAVLSLLGIFVALYLSMYKWGMMGPIQCKIGGCETVQNSPWSVLFGQPVAVWGLGAYITLLVVSMLGLQPRFADARWVALALFGISGVGVLFSAYLTYLEAAVIHAWCQWCVISAILITLIFLLSVPGLKRAR
- a CDS encoding DsbA family protein, encoding MPRPAPAAKKRSPLTPLYLLLGLIVVAGAGVLFTQMRKGGEAARAPVEVAISPAELQRLPGMSIGRPDAPLTILEFADFQCPGCQGWATFMEPLIKERLVNTGRARYVFYDFPLAMHANGFIASRAGRCANEQGKFWEYHSALFQNQGKWAFEEDPVPLFTEYAASVGADEDRFEECIRSERFAKEVSESVKLGESLGVGGTPTIFVNGQRLQDIPGNYSQFAAELEKIAPGSTGAAAPADSAAR